The following coding sequences are from one Sandaracinaceae bacterium window:
- a CDS encoding DUF3427 domain-containing protein, translated as MSVFRRKPTLSPGIYEEIVTDSLEQRLSALSASHAVVRRDLKSTAGVDELLVSLIRDAAQVAIGASAAPADKLATAQRILASLSDHASFRQGEVALQPQVLRAIERSAALGKVPVARPRASLLGSRLITNAPDESIVDHLRSEFESADRIDLLCAFVKLSGLEKFRSHIERHLDQGRPLRVLTTTYMRASEAKAIELLQRLGADVRVSYDDTSTRLHAKAWIFHRDSEYGTAYVGSSNLSHAAQTDGLEWNVRIAQAEQPQLHASMVEVFESYFRNHDGFEAFDGSELARRRLARALVERPRTGASVRYELEPRSWQRPILRELVEARSAGQHKNLVVAATGTGKTLISAFDYRDACAGGAPPSLLFVAHRREILDQARRVFGDVLGRETFGELWVDGQPRLGGKHVFASIQTLTNATDLAADAFEWVVVDEVHHAAARTYDALLTHLRPRELVGLTATPERADGRLYDAHFPRPYIGNLRVWDAIAQQVLVPFRYFVLDVDGLDLRDAAWRGGYVDADLSTRLVTAADCWVRATVKALGERIARPETVRALAFCVDKAHARVVAERLTRDAGLQARALTDETPREERLRAKDDLREGAVQVLCVVDLFNEGVDIPDVNTLFLYRPTESSTVFLQQLGRGLRRHPTKDMLTVFDLTGRQHPSFRADRNLRALLGHTQRELRDFVDSGFGRLPSGCTIQFEERAQREILERIAASVPTDVKDLRRALRDHADENWDLATFLHETEADVYDLYRAKRSWTSLRADVGLVAEPVAAYDKVGLPLTGRLLHVRDALRLGQLERLLRGERPTTVLERRLASMLLVVLFENFEARELSTMLDHFDQSPALRDELSQLLPVLRAMVDRLPRNEPLRTDVPLVLHAEYYDIELSAAFNAISKEKRTFRHFYTGVEKVDDGRHDLLLVTLDKGDQEHEHLRYHDLPLSPTVFQWQSQAATRLDDEKGRRHTTPHTEGVVPLLFVRERAKDQRGMTVPFRYLGPVTPASHRGERPITVEWELSAEIPPELFRHWTR; from the coding sequence GTGTCCGTCTTCCGCCGCAAGCCGACGTTGAGTCCGGGGATCTACGAGGAGATCGTCACGGACTCGCTCGAGCAGCGCCTGAGCGCGCTGTCGGCCTCGCACGCCGTCGTTCGACGAGACCTGAAGTCCACGGCGGGGGTCGACGAGCTGCTGGTGTCGCTGATTCGCGATGCGGCCCAGGTGGCGATTGGCGCCAGCGCGGCGCCCGCGGACAAGCTCGCGACCGCCCAACGCATCCTGGCCTCGCTGTCCGACCACGCGTCCTTCCGTCAGGGAGAGGTGGCGCTGCAGCCTCAGGTGCTGCGCGCGATCGAGCGCTCGGCGGCGCTGGGCAAGGTGCCCGTCGCGCGTCCCAGGGCTTCGCTGCTGGGGTCGCGCCTGATCACCAACGCGCCCGACGAGAGCATCGTCGACCACCTGCGCAGCGAGTTCGAGTCCGCGGACCGCATCGACCTGCTCTGCGCGTTCGTGAAGCTCAGCGGGCTCGAGAAGTTTCGTTCGCACATCGAGCGGCACCTCGACCAAGGGCGCCCGCTCCGCGTGCTCACCACGACGTACATGCGCGCGTCCGAGGCCAAGGCTATCGAGTTGCTTCAGCGGCTCGGGGCCGACGTGCGCGTGTCGTACGACGACACCTCGACGCGGCTGCACGCGAAGGCGTGGATCTTCCACCGCGACAGCGAGTACGGCACCGCCTACGTGGGCTCGTCGAACCTCTCGCACGCGGCGCAGACCGACGGGCTCGAGTGGAACGTGCGCATCGCTCAGGCCGAGCAGCCGCAGCTGCACGCCAGCATGGTGGAGGTGTTCGAGAGCTACTTCCGCAACCACGACGGCTTCGAAGCGTTCGACGGGTCCGAGCTCGCGCGCAGGCGGCTCGCGAGAGCGCTCGTGGAGCGTCCCCGGACCGGAGCCTCCGTTCGCTATGAGCTCGAGCCGCGCAGCTGGCAGCGGCCCATCCTGCGCGAGCTGGTCGAGGCCCGCTCGGCGGGGCAGCACAAGAACCTCGTGGTGGCGGCGACGGGCACGGGCAAGACCCTTATCAGCGCGTTCGACTACCGCGACGCCTGCGCGGGTGGGGCGCCTCCGTCGCTGCTCTTCGTCGCGCACCGGCGTGAGATCCTCGACCAAGCGCGCAGGGTGTTCGGAGACGTGCTCGGTCGGGAGACGTTCGGCGAGCTGTGGGTGGACGGCCAACCACGGCTGGGTGGGAAGCACGTGTTCGCCTCGATCCAGACGCTGACCAACGCGACGGACCTCGCCGCCGACGCGTTCGAGTGGGTGGTCGTGGACGAGGTGCACCACGCTGCGGCGCGCACGTACGACGCGCTGCTCACCCACCTCCGGCCCCGCGAGCTGGTCGGCCTGACGGCCACGCCAGAGCGCGCGGACGGTCGGCTCTACGATGCGCACTTCCCGCGGCCCTACATCGGCAACCTGCGGGTGTGGGACGCCATCGCGCAGCAAGTGCTGGTGCCCTTCCGCTACTTTGTGCTGGACGTGGATGGCCTCGACCTGCGGGACGCGGCCTGGAGAGGCGGCTATGTCGACGCCGATCTGTCTACCCGCTTGGTCACCGCAGCGGACTGCTGGGTGCGCGCCACCGTCAAGGCGTTGGGTGAGCGCATCGCCCGGCCCGAGACGGTGCGGGCGCTCGCGTTCTGCGTGGACAAGGCGCACGCACGCGTCGTCGCGGAACGTTTGACGCGCGACGCTGGTCTCCAAGCGCGCGCGCTGACCGACGAGACGCCGCGCGAGGAACGACTGCGCGCCAAGGACGACCTCCGCGAGGGGGCCGTGCAGGTGCTGTGCGTCGTCGACCTCTTCAACGAGGGCGTCGACATCCCCGACGTCAACACGCTCTTTCTCTACCGACCCACGGAGAGCAGCACCGTCTTCTTGCAGCAGCTGGGGCGCGGCCTTCGACGGCACCCGACCAAGGACATGCTCACGGTGTTCGACCTCACGGGTCGTCAGCACCCCAGCTTCCGGGCCGACCGAAACCTGCGCGCCCTGCTCGGTCACACACAGCGCGAGCTACGCGACTTCGTCGACAGCGGGTTCGGTCGCTTGCCGTCGGGCTGCACCATCCAGTTCGAAGAGCGGGCGCAGCGGGAGATCCTGGAGCGCATCGCGGCCTCTGTGCCAACGGACGTCAAGGACCTGCGCCGCGCGCTGCGGGACCACGCGGACGAGAACTGGGACCTCGCCACGTTCCTCCACGAGACCGAAGCGGACGTCTACGACCTCTACCGAGCGAAGCGCTCTTGGACCTCGCTGCGCGCGGATGTGGGGCTCGTGGCGGAGCCCGTGGCGGCCTACGACAAGGTGGGCCTGCCGCTGACCGGACGCCTGCTGCACGTCCGAGACGCGCTGCGGCTGGGCCAGCTCGAGCGCCTGCTGCGCGGCGAGCGCCCCACCACGGTGCTCGAGCGTCGCCTCGCGTCCATGCTGCTGGTGGTCCTGTTCGAGAACTTCGAGGCGCGCGAGCTGTCCACGATGCTCGACCACTTCGACCAAAGCCCAGCGCTCCGAGACGAGCTCTCGCAGTTGCTGCCCGTGCTGCGGGCCATGGTGGACCGGCTGCCACGCAACGAGCCGCTGCGAACCGACGTGCCGCTGGTGCTCCACGCCGAGTACTACGACATCGAGTTGAGCGCCGCGTTCAACGCCATCTCGAAAGAGAAGCGGACATTTCGGCACTTCTACACGGGCGTGGAGAAGGTCGACGACGGCCGCCACGACCTCTTGCTCGTCACGCTGGACAAGGGCGACCAGGAGCACGAGCACCTGCGCTACCACGACCTTCCGCTCTCCCCCACCGTCTTTCAGTGGCAGTCGCAGGCCGCGACGCGCCTCGACGACGAGAAGGGCCGCCGACACACCACACCGCACACCGAGGGGGTGGTGCCGTTGCTGTTCGTTCGTGAGCGCGCCAAGGACCAACGCGGAATGACCGTGCCCTTTCGCTACCTCGGTCCCGTCACCCCCGCTTCGCACCGAGGCGAGCGCCCGATCACGGTCGAGTGGGAGCTCTCCGCGGAGATCCCTCCCGAGCTGTTTCGTCACTGGACGCGCTGA
- a CDS encoding DUF3037 domain-containing protein, whose amino-acid sequence MKSPCEALVIGYRPDLVAAESLNIGVLVACPERNFLGAMFLPSFRRITAAFPAADKALLRGIAKAIETGCEHEAQDTGSLFPTSAESFFRRFVPDTAGAIRITRTVAGVTSDPAQTLRETFERHVSCEGPPARRTQSDDDLWRRFSTLLESRGLLAQETTHEVQGPNYTERFAHAWKNGVWHVAQPVSLDLTDSHRIRLKAIEWAGRLQMVEPALEGTKVYLLVGATGGDETQDEAAAAKQDALAILRDKVERHQLATVVREDGMEELADRLQTAMRA is encoded by the coding sequence ATGAAGAGCCCCTGCGAAGCATTGGTGATTGGCTACCGGCCCGACCTCGTGGCCGCCGAGTCCCTCAACATTGGGGTCCTCGTCGCCTGCCCGGAGCGCAACTTCCTGGGCGCCATGTTCCTTCCGTCGTTCCGGCGCATCACCGCCGCGTTCCCAGCCGCAGACAAGGCACTGCTGCGCGGCATCGCGAAGGCCATCGAGACGGGCTGCGAGCACGAGGCCCAGGACACGGGCAGCCTGTTCCCCACCAGCGCCGAGTCGTTCTTCCGACGCTTCGTCCCCGACACGGCGGGTGCCATCCGCATCACCCGCACCGTCGCGGGCGTCACCTCGGACCCCGCCCAAACGCTCCGTGAGACCTTCGAGCGCCACGTGTCCTGCGAGGGCCCCCCGGCCCGCCGCACGCAATCGGACGACGACCTGTGGCGACGCTTCTCGACGCTGCTCGAGTCGCGCGGGCTGCTTGCACAGGAGACGACCCACGAGGTGCAGGGCCCGAACTACACCGAGCGTTTCGCGCACGCGTGGAAGAACGGCGTCTGGCACGTCGCGCAGCCGGTGTCCCTCGACCTGACCGACAGCCACCGCATCCGTCTCAAAGCCATCGAATGGGCTGGGCGGCTCCAGATGGTGGAGCCTGCGCTCGAAGGCACGAAGGTGTACCTGCTGGTGGGCGCGACGGGTGGGGACGAAACACAGGACGAGGCTGCGGCAGCGAAGCAGGACGCGCTTGCCATTCTGCGTGACAAGGTCGAACGGCATCAGCTCGCGACCGTGGTCCGCGAGGACGGGATGGAAGAGCTGGCGGATAGGTTGCAGACGGCGATGCGCGCCTGA
- a CDS encoding ribonuclease E inhibitor RraB, with protein sequence MTSYPDDDDGAVLAALAADGVDMSQPLVIDFPVAVPDRSSAEAVSQALARAGYDCEIVFDEGEPDESGEVDPDDEEFGPSWAVYARVEMVPAYDEIMRIQADLDRLAGPLGGNSDGWGVMLD encoded by the coding sequence ATGACGAGCTATCCAGACGACGATGACGGTGCGGTGTTGGCTGCCCTTGCTGCGGACGGCGTCGACATGTCCCAGCCGCTAGTCATCGACTTCCCCGTTGCGGTGCCCGACCGATCGTCGGCCGAGGCTGTCAGTCAGGCGTTGGCGCGGGCCGGCTACGACTGCGAGATCGTCTTCGACGAGGGCGAGCCGGACGAGAGCGGCGAGGTCGACCCAGACGACGAAGAGTTTGGTCCGTCATGGGCCGTGTACGCGCGCGTGGAGATGGTGCCGGCGTACGACGAGATCATGCGCATCCAAGCTGATCTGGACCGCCTCGCGGGTCCGTTGGGTGGCAACTCGGATGGCTGGGGCGTGATGCTCGACTGA
- the lepB gene encoding signal peptidase I, with amino-acid sequence MPRRILKKRAAQVLLVTVAAAFMGCSAFLESWTSSGPSMWPALYEQRFLTTLTPFTSLRRGDIVVFRLPHEDVTAVKRVVGLPGDTVEVRDGRVFIDGRALGAERDVACPAGPEWLGPELVCWVESAGDHRWLAARGTDGPAADLSNVGPVVVPPGAYYVVGDMRTQSNDSRNPSIGTVPWSRVEGRLVWGEAEPP; translated from the coding sequence ATGCCGCGACGAATCCTGAAGAAGCGCGCTGCGCAGGTCCTGCTCGTCACGGTCGCGGCGGCGTTCATGGGCTGCTCAGCCTTCCTCGAGAGCTGGACCTCGAGTGGGCCAAGTATGTGGCCCGCGCTGTACGAACAGCGCTTCCTCACTACGCTCACTCCGTTCACGTCGCTGCGCCGCGGGGACATCGTGGTCTTTCGTCTCCCCCACGAAGACGTCACGGCGGTCAAGCGTGTGGTCGGCTTGCCGGGTGATACGGTCGAAGTGCGTGACGGCCGCGTCTTCATCGACGGGCGTGCGTTGGGCGCAGAACGCGACGTTGCGTGCCCTGCTGGGCCCGAGTGGCTCGGACCCGAGTTGGTCTGCTGGGTCGAATCCGCCGGAGACCATCGCTGGCTCGCGGCTCGCGGCACCGACGGCCCGGCCGCCGACCTGTCGAACGTTGGTCCCGTCGTGGTTCCTCCGGGGGCCTACTACGTCGTCGGAGACATGCGCACGCAGTCGAACGACAGCCGCAATCCGAGCATCGGCACCGTTCCCTGGTCGCGTGTCGAAGGGCGCCTGGTGTGGGGCGAAGCGGAGCCGCCCTAG
- a CDS encoding ATP-binding protein: MLIVLSGLPATGKSTLGAALARRLSLPLFSVDPIEAGMLRAGLSQGFETGLAAYLVAQALVDSQLSLGQGAIVDAVNAEEAGKDTWRHVARHHATPLCVVECVCPDDRIHRARLESRQRAVASVLREPTWDDVQRRRRTYTTWVEPHLRVDTLEPIDELVAHVLSWLQENAAGAPSH, from the coding sequence ATGCTCATCGTCCTCTCCGGCCTCCCCGCGACGGGGAAGAGCACGCTCGGGGCTGCGCTCGCGCGGCGACTCTCGCTCCCGCTGTTCTCGGTCGATCCCATCGAAGCTGGGATGCTTCGCGCCGGGCTCTCCCAGGGCTTCGAGACGGGCCTCGCGGCGTACCTGGTGGCGCAAGCCCTGGTCGACTCTCAGCTGTCTCTCGGGCAGGGAGCGATCGTGGACGCCGTGAACGCCGAGGAGGCGGGCAAGGACACATGGCGTCACGTCGCGCGACACCACGCAACGCCCCTGTGCGTCGTCGAGTGCGTGTGTCCCGACGACCGCATTCACCGCGCACGGCTCGAGTCGCGACAGCGCGCGGTCGCTTCGGTGCTCCGAGAGCCCACATGGGACGACGTCCAGCGCCGACGACGCACGTACACGACCTGGGTCGAGCCCCACCTCCGCGTGGACACCCTGGAGCCCATCGACGAGCTCGTGGCTCATGTGCTCTCGTGGCTCCAGGAGAATGCTGCGGGCGCGCCCTCCCACTAG
- a CDS encoding helix-turn-helix domain-containing protein, whose translation MHTRAAPACRLVGPQGESVAIPDAVFHVPTRVVEVLARGDSVAVVPMGRELTTQQAADLLNVSRQYLVRLLDEGRIACRKTGKHRRLRVEDVLAFKTQRDKNRRAGLRELSQLTQDFGGYDAEGT comes from the coding sequence GTGCATACGCGGGCCGCCCCCGCGTGTCGCCTCGTTGGTCCACAGGGCGAGAGCGTCGCCATACCCGACGCGGTGTTCCATGTGCCCACGCGCGTGGTCGAGGTGCTCGCGCGTGGCGACTCGGTGGCCGTGGTGCCCATGGGTCGCGAGCTGACCACCCAGCAGGCGGCGGACCTGCTCAACGTGTCCCGTCAGTACTTGGTGCGCCTGCTCGACGAGGGTCGCATCGCCTGCCGCAAGACGGGGAAGCATCGGCGGTTGCGGGTGGAGGACGTGCTGGCGTTTAAGACGCAGCGCGACAAGAACCGCCGCGCTGGCCTCCGCGAGCTGTCGCAGCTGACGCAGGACTTCGGGGGGTACGACGCCGAGGGAACGTAG
- a CDS encoding DUF1963 domain-containing protein: protein MGLFDWWKRKDTPPTPASTPTARANERAEVEDLPAELQHLPRRPAWLPETIDGAGEPRGSRIGGHAFIPAGEDHPACGVCGQPLHLVVQLNSAELPTAVSAWTGPGIFQMFYCLSECELEADGWAPYSRVHCARRVDLDAPGQLTTTGPSVPAKAIVAWRELDDLPHQEEWPTAMVDELETACELAERPLAGDKLAGWPYWVQGPEYPQCKLCGAAMRVLFQVDSEHNLAWMWGDAGCAQLSVCEEHRDQLAFGWACC from the coding sequence ATGGGCCTCTTCGACTGGTGGAAGCGCAAGGACACCCCACCCACGCCGGCGTCAACTCCCACGGCCCGCGCAAACGAACGCGCCGAGGTGGAGGATCTGCCCGCCGAGCTCCAGCACCTCCCACGCAGGCCCGCGTGGTTGCCAGAGACCATCGACGGTGCCGGCGAACCGCGAGGGAGCCGCATCGGTGGGCACGCGTTCATCCCCGCTGGCGAAGACCACCCCGCCTGCGGTGTCTGTGGCCAGCCACTGCACCTGGTGGTTCAGCTCAACTCGGCCGAGCTGCCCACGGCGGTGTCTGCCTGGACGGGGCCCGGCATCTTCCAGATGTTCTACTGCCTCTCCGAGTGCGAGCTCGAGGCCGACGGGTGGGCCCCCTACTCGCGCGTGCATTGCGCCCGGCGCGTGGACCTGGACGCCCCCGGACAGCTGACCACCACGGGACCGAGCGTCCCCGCGAAGGCCATCGTCGCGTGGCGCGAGCTGGACGACCTGCCCCACCAGGAGGAGTGGCCCACGGCCATGGTCGACGAGCTGGAGACCGCCTGTGAGCTGGCCGAGCGCCCGCTCGCTGGCGACAAGCTGGCCGGCTGGCCCTACTGGGTGCAAGGGCCGGAGTACCCGCAGTGCAAGCTCTGCGGAGCGGCGATGCGTGTGCTGTTCCAGGTGGACAGCGAGCACAACCTCGCATGGATGTGGGGCGACGCGGGCTGCGCCCAGCTGAGCGTGTGCGAGGAGCACCGCGACCAGCTGGCGTTCGGATGGGCCTGCTGCTGA
- a CDS encoding transposase: MSKQAGSQGRGSSGRGGWRRWTPEDGADAVARWRASGLTAKEFAAQEGVSAQRLHRWSKQQVDTSSPPLSTPSPKPPQARGTAVPFVRVATPAASATSIGTLRVEHLGVSVVVREDLPVARLADVVHALRAGASRC, encoded by the coding sequence ATGTCAAAGCAAGCAGGTTCGCAGGGTCGAGGTAGTTCAGGGCGAGGTGGCTGGCGGCGTTGGACGCCGGAGGATGGGGCGGACGCGGTCGCTCGGTGGCGCGCGTCTGGGCTGACGGCGAAGGAGTTCGCGGCGCAGGAGGGGGTGTCTGCGCAGCGGCTCCATCGGTGGTCGAAGCAGCAGGTCGACACGAGCTCGCCGCCATTGTCGACACCGTCCCCGAAGCCGCCGCAGGCGCGGGGCACGGCGGTGCCGTTCGTGCGGGTCGCGACGCCGGCGGCGTCGGCGACGAGCATCGGCACCCTGCGGGTGGAGCACCTTGGGGTGTCGGTGGTGGTGCGGGAGGATCTCCCGGTGGCGCGGCTGGCGGACGTGGTGCACGCCCTGCGCGCCGGGGCGTCACGTTGCTGA
- the tnpB gene encoding IS66 family insertion sequence element accessory protein TnpB produces the protein MRLYLATVPVDGRKGIDGLSNVVRHAFGADPLSGSMFVFFSKRRDRVRVLYWDRDGYVLVTKRLEVGRYRLSYAEDPHAPVEVEAAELLLLLEGIDVSTAPRRRRWSPTPAGG, from the coding sequence GTGCGGCTCTACCTGGCGACGGTGCCTGTGGACGGGCGCAAGGGTATCGACGGGCTCTCGAACGTGGTGCGGCACGCGTTCGGTGCGGACCCGTTGTCGGGCTCGATGTTCGTGTTCTTCTCGAAGAGGCGTGACCGGGTGCGGGTGCTGTATTGGGACCGCGACGGGTACGTGCTGGTGACGAAGCGTCTGGAGGTGGGGCGGTACCGCCTGAGCTATGCGGAGGATCCCCACGCCCCGGTCGAGGTGGAGGCCGCGGAGCTGCTCCTGCTGCTGGAGGGCATCGACGTGTCGACGGCGCCGCGGCGACGTCGTTGGTCGCCGACGCCGGCTGGTGGCTGA
- a CDS encoding IS66 family transposase, whose product MTTVPPVASALSPDLVKVREFMVEAVAAGTVEPMVDAVIHLLARMRDVNHELVRRDMARRRAKPPSETSRRLQQELLFSMAPANENGTAEADEASKAGASDGAPDGAENSAAPNSAAAKAAELLRPKKRGPKKRDEHGRGELPAHLERVPNECLVSGAERTCPHCHVEAERVAFRASEVLELSPARFIVRRDLIETVSCPGCREYIVSAERPDMIVPRGLLGPDLVVQAMVEHYGEAVSYERMERRADEQGVPLRANTLARNVSRLVDLLDPIVDEIARRVGRSTDLALDATSTRVLDPAHPLGIRHASLWLLTGDHEYALFRYAPKADAEALMNAFKDVVFANVRLTCDASPTMNCLEREGAIRAGCNAHGRRGLVAALRGGDLRAAEGIALYGTLFHIDAESKRAGESFAKRHERRQAESRPASLELRAWVDRQRPLVEPRSELGKALGYLHRQWDRLMRFLDDPLLELTNNEVERDLRTHVLNRKTWYFCGDDESARRMANALTLIITCRKLGISPRAYLRDALTRLLRGDKDLDAMMPDAFAQRLRAAKQDVPEDLAA is encoded by the coding sequence ATGACGACAGTGCCGCCCGTCGCCAGCGCCCTCTCGCCGGACCTCGTGAAGGTCCGAGAGTTCATGGTGGAGGCCGTGGCGGCGGGCACGGTAGAGCCGATGGTGGACGCCGTGATCCACCTCCTCGCCCGCATGCGCGACGTCAACCACGAGCTCGTCCGCCGCGACATGGCGCGGCGACGCGCGAAGCCACCATCCGAGACGTCGCGGAGGCTGCAGCAGGAGCTGCTCTTCTCCATGGCGCCGGCGAACGAGAACGGCACCGCCGAAGCCGACGAGGCGAGCAAAGCGGGGGCGAGCGACGGGGCGCCAGACGGCGCCGAGAACTCGGCCGCGCCGAACAGCGCAGCAGCCAAGGCTGCCGAGCTGCTGAGGCCCAAGAAGCGCGGGCCCAAGAAGCGCGACGAGCACGGCCGCGGTGAGCTGCCCGCGCACCTCGAGCGTGTGCCGAACGAGTGTCTGGTCTCGGGCGCCGAGCGCACCTGCCCGCACTGCCACGTGGAGGCCGAGCGCGTGGCGTTTCGCGCGAGCGAGGTGCTGGAGCTCTCGCCCGCGCGGTTCATCGTGCGACGCGACCTGATCGAGACCGTCTCGTGCCCCGGGTGTCGGGAGTACATCGTGAGCGCGGAGCGCCCGGACATGATCGTCCCGCGCGGCCTGCTCGGGCCCGACCTCGTCGTGCAGGCCATGGTCGAGCACTACGGCGAGGCGGTGTCGTACGAGCGGATGGAGCGGCGAGCCGACGAGCAGGGGGTGCCGCTGCGTGCGAACACGCTCGCGCGAAACGTCAGCCGGCTGGTGGACCTCCTCGACCCCATCGTCGACGAGATCGCACGGCGTGTAGGCCGCTCCACCGACCTCGCGCTCGACGCGACCAGTACGCGGGTGCTCGACCCCGCACACCCGCTCGGCATCCGCCACGCATCCCTCTGGTTGCTCACGGGCGACCATGAGTACGCGCTCTTTCGCTATGCGCCGAAGGCCGACGCGGAGGCGTTGATGAACGCGTTCAAGGACGTGGTCTTCGCGAACGTGCGCCTGACCTGCGACGCCTCCCCCACCATGAACTGCCTCGAGCGTGAGGGCGCCATACGCGCGGGCTGCAACGCTCATGGCCGCCGCGGCCTCGTCGCCGCGCTGCGGGGCGGGGACCTCCGCGCGGCCGAAGGCATCGCCCTCTACGGCACGCTCTTCCACATCGACGCCGAGTCCAAACGCGCGGGCGAGTCCTTCGCCAAACGCCACGAGCGACGACAAGCCGAGAGTCGACCGGCTTCGCTCGAACTCAGAGCATGGGTCGACCGACAACGACCCCTCGTCGAGCCTCGCTCCGAACTCGGCAAGGCGCTCGGCTATCTCCATCGGCAGTGGGACCGCCTCATGCGCTTCCTCGACGACCCCCTCCTCGAGCTGACCAACAACGAGGTCGAGCGCGACCTCAGAACCCACGTGCTCAACCGCAAGACCTGGTACTTCTGCGGCGACGACGAGAGCGCGCGCCGCATGGCCAACGCGCTGACCCTGATCATCACTTGCCGCAAGCTCGGCATCTCGCCCCGCGCCTATCTCCGAGACGCGCTCACGCGCCTCCTCCGCGGCGACAAAGATCTCGACGCCATGATGCCCGACGCCTTCGCGCAGCGGTTGCGTGCTGCCAAGCAGGACGTCCCCGAAGATCTCGCCGCGTAG
- a CDS encoding IS3 family transposase (programmed frameshift), whose product MARRARRSFTPEFKSDAVRLVKSGKSIPTVARELELTETALREWVRRSDADAGARQDVLTTDERQELARLRRENRQLRQEREILKGGGHLLRQGERVRYAFIAEKKVAFPTAALCRVLGVSRSGFYGYLAEPETEREQRDAVLVAKTRAVFDEHKGRYGSPRVHRELRERGDIVSEKKVAQVMRDHGLVARRKRRFRATTDSKHDDPIAPNLLERDFTATGPNEAWVTDVTAVWTHAGWIFLAAILDLFSRRVVGWATSASNDRFLAIDALRAALVARRPPAGLLHHSDRGSPYASGDYRRELERAGIIASMSRKGDCWDNAVAESFFATFKVEALGDHVPRDHDAAIAIVRDYIDGYYNPKRRHSFIDYECPIQFELKCQLAAMAA is encoded by the exons CTGGCGCGGCGTGCTCGTCGTTCGTTCACGCCTGAATTCAAGTCCGATGCGGTGCGGCTGGTGAAGAGCGGGAAGTCCATCCCGACGGTCGCGCGGGAGCTCGAGCTCACCGAGACGGCGCTCCGTGAGTGGGTGCGACGTAGCGATGCGGACGCCGGGGCTCGTCAAGACGTGCTGACCACGGACGAGCGGCAGGAGCTGGCCCGCCTCCGCCGTGAGAACCGTCAGCTGCGCCAGGAACGCGAAATCCTAAAAG GCGGCGGCCACCTTCTTCGCCAAGGAGAGCGCGTGAGGTATGCGTTCATCGCCGAGAAGAAGGTGGCCTTCCCCACCGCCGCGCTGTGTCGCGTACTGGGAGTCTCGCGCAGTGGCTTCTACGGCTACCTGGCCGAGCCCGAGACCGAACGAGAGCAGCGCGACGCCGTGCTCGTGGCGAAGACGCGTGCCGTGTTCGACGAGCACAAGGGTCGATACGGCAGCCCTCGTGTTCACCGTGAGCTCCGTGAGCGCGGCGACATCGTGAGTGAGAAGAAGGTCGCCCAGGTCATGCGCGACCACGGCCTCGTGGCGCGGCGAAAGCGAAGGTTCCGAGCCACGACCGACTCGAAGCACGACGACCCCATCGCGCCGAATCTCCTCGAGCGCGATTTCACGGCGACCGGCCCCAACGAGGCTTGGGTGACCGACGTGACGGCCGTGTGGACCCACGCCGGTTGGATCTTCCTGGCGGCCATCCTCGATCTGTTCTCGCGGCGCGTCGTGGGGTGGGCGACGAGCGCGAGCAACGACCGCTTCCTCGCCATCGACGCCCTGCGAGCCGCCCTCGTCGCGCGCCGCCCTCCTGCCGGGCTGCTGCATCACTCCGACCGTGGCAGTCCCTACGCCAGCGGCGACTACCGCCGTGAACTTGAACGGGCGGGCATCATCGCCAGCATGAGCCGGAAGGGCGACTGCTGGGACAACGCGGTCGCCGAGAGCTTCTTCGCGACGTTCAAGGTGGAGGCCTTGGGCGACCACGTGCCCCGAGACCACGACGCCGCCATCGCCATCGTCCGCGACTACATCGACGGCTACTACAACCCCAAGCGGAGGCACTCGTTCATCGACTACGAGTGCCCCATCCAGTTCGAACTCAAGTGCCAACTCGCCGCGATGGCGGCATAG